Part of the Haloarcula sp. H-GB4 genome is shown below.
AAGACATGAGCGACATCCAACAGCCCGCGGTGGTCAACACCGGATATTGGACAGGTTCCATCATACTGGACCAGTACCGTCTCCCGGAACTCCGGGTCAACTGCCCGGGCCTGGACCGTCGTTTCGTAGGTCGTTGCAGTTGGAGCAGCTGTGGTGGCTGTGTCGGGACGTGGATCAGATCCGGCCCACTGCTCGACGGCGGTCTCGACGAACTGGTGGCCCTCATCCGTGAGTGCATACTGGTGACCGTCCTTGTGGACGAGTCCGAGGCTCCGAAGCCAGTTCGCCCGCTGTTTGGCCATATCCGTGTTGGTTGGGTCCCAGCCCAAGTTTGCGTGTGTGTTGAGTTGCTGGTGCCCGATTTCTTCGATTGTCATCGGAGCGGGGACGAGCGAGTACAGCAGGCTACGGAGGCCGACGTTTCGGCGACACATGATTTCGAGCAGCGTTTCGGTCGTTTGCTCAGCGACGTAGGTGGTCCCCTCTGGCCCAAGGCGCCAGTGATGGCCGTCATTTTCAATAAATCCGACATTTTCGAGATAGTCGATCCGGCGCTGGATCGAGTCTCGACTTGAGACTCGTTCGAAGTGGCCCCGGTGCCAGCCGATGAGTTCATCGGGTGTAGGTTGTTGGTCATCAACATACTCGAGGATTGCAGTGAGTGTCTTGACGTAGCTTGTTGCCCCGCCGAACATCGGGACGATACTCCGGAGCCGGTCAGGTGGCATCTCTGGCTGGTATTTTGCAGGTCAGTACATGTCCTTTGGGACTACGCGGTCGAGGAAGGCCACAGAATAAGCACCCATCTGCTTCGAGGTGCTGGAGGAGGAGCTTTCGGCTCTGGTCGGTTGCGAGTTCGGTCAGCGACACGTCATCGTTACTCACACAACTTTCTGCCAAGCCGGGCTCGCTTTGAGTTCCTGAACCGCTGCGCGGAGTTCTGATTGAAGTGCCCCATAATACCGCTTTCGACCAACAGGTGTCTGGATACGGATAATGGCGGTCTCGCTCGTTACCTCAAACAGCGACAGCGACCACTGCCCAGCTTGATAGGACCATGTGCCGAGCGCCGTTGATTGCTCATCGTGAATAGAGCGTGTGCCTAATTCCCAACTCTGTCGTGACAGATGAGGTAGATTGAATGGAACAACATCGGGAAGCGTGGCAGAACAACTGCTCTCACACCGATTGGTATCTACCGCCATAGAACGAAATCTAGAACCGATCAGTAAAAACGTGTCTACTTCCCCGCCTAGAAGCGCCGACCGATCTTCCTCTGCAACGAGTCCTGCAGAAAGCTATCTACCGATGTTCAGAGACGTGGGATGGGGCTGAGGACGGCTCGACTGTGCGGTCAGACGCGAACGTCGGGACGCTGGCCGACGGGACATTCCAGAGCAGGCGTCCCACGAGGCCTATAAAAACCGCACCGGAATACCTCGAACAGCCTGCACAACTCGTCAAAGAATCCCCTCGTAGAACCAGTCACGGAGCAATAAACGCAACACACGTCGAATCCTGAACACGCTACCGGCAGACACGAACGAGTACTGGGGCGAGTGGATCAGTCGACAGTCGCTGTTTATCCATTTTCATTGGGATTGAGCCAGTAGTAGACTACCGTCATGGTAAGTCCGACCACCATTGCGTCGAAGCCCAGTGGTCTCCCGATGGCGATACCAATCCCAAACATTATAGCCGCCGTCATGACTCCTGTCACGAGTGCGTATTCAGCGCGCGAACGGGCGCGGAGCCACTGGTCGAGACGGTTGTAGAGGTCGCTCATTGCACAGTTGCGTCCCGCTGATAGCTGGTGAGTACTGTCGGCAACACGACGCCAACGCCAATAAGAACTGCCCATGATACCCACGTAGCGACACTGCCCAGTGAGGCATACCAGAGCAGCACTGCGACGACGATGAAGGGGAGGGTGGTTTTCGTCTGCCTGGAGACCATGGGTTATAGTTGTTGGATAGAAAGTGTAAGCTTACCGCTCCCGAAATCAGGCTGTCGCCCGACCGACACCAACCCAGCTACTGGGAAGCGCCGGGATATCGCTGGGAACAGCGCAGGGTTGGTCTTACCGTCCCATAGCTGGCCGACACTGCCGGGGTTGACGACGAGTCCGTCGTCAAGAGTCTCGGCGTGTTGGATATTTCTGGACTGTCTCTTTGGAGTCCTGACCTCCCAGAACTCCCCTGTAGTGAGGTGTTATAGAACTGTTCACATCCCATCTTCGAGACTCCTGAATCCTCAGTGCAGAGCAAAATTCTATCAGTTCGTGCAACAGACATATGCTTGAAACGCAGTCCGCGGCACCAATGATCGGATTAGAACGAGGGACAGTCGAACTTGTCCCGTATCAAGCGGAGTGGAAACCCCTCTATGAAAAGGAAGTTGCGCACCTGAAAGCCGTTGCAGGTGAGCGACTGCTTGATTTCGAACACATCGGTAGTACCGCGATCGAAGGAGTGCCAGCGAAACCGATCATTGACATACTCGCTGTTGTCGAAGACTTGAAAGATGTGAGGGGCTTTGTTCGAGTTCTCGAGGAGAACGGGTATGAGTACCGACCCGATGACGACGTACACGGCCGGCTATTCTTCGCTAAAGGGCCACGCACGAACCGGACACACTACCTCTCGCTCACGGAATGGGAGAGTGACTTCTATCACGAAAAAATCGCCTTCAGGGAGTACCTTAGAGAGCATCCGGAGGTCGCTGAACAATATGCGTCGGTAAAGCGGGCACTAGCGCAGAAGTACCCAAAAACGAGAGACAAATACACCGCTGAAAAGAGTGATTTTATCCAAGATGTACTTGATCGTGCAATGAGTGAGTAGTTCATATTGAGTGAATATTTCACGCAGTTGCTGGCGGAACTGTCTCGAGAACTACGGCGCTTTGACGAGCAGCGCAAGGTCGTCCACGACCACCCTGATGAACGAGACCGGGATACAGAACCCGGGGACTTCGTGCCACACCGCTTGAGGCCAGAGACGCTCCTGTTCCGGGCCATACACAGAGTGATTCGTTGTGGGAACTGGTCAGCAGTCTTGCAGTCGTCCATCCACCCGGACAGTGAGGCCTTCTTCGCGAGCGTAGTCCGCGACGGCCTTGAACGGAAGACCGAACGAATCGACGGGTGCCTCCTGTGGAATTGGCCAGTCATCGCTGTAGACGACGTAGGAATTGGTGGCAAGGCTGTACTCTCGACCGGCTTCGATATTCTGGCCGTTGACAGCCACACCGATTAGCCGTCCAGCCTCAGAATCGTACTTGACGGTCATCCCGCTGACGTCACCGTGCCAGAGCCGTCCGTCTCCGCGGTGGGGACGGAAGGCCGCCTCCAAGAGGGCTCGTAGCTGTTTACCCGTGACGTGGAGGGCTTCTACCGTACCGCCGAAGGGGTGTACACTGGCCACCTCACCAGCAGTGACCTCGCCAGACAGGGGTCGCCCCTCTCGAAGACCGCCATTGTGGACGAAGCTAACGTTGGTATCAGCCGCCCAGCGATAGGCGTCGGCCACGAGATTGCCGACGCGACTCTCGCCGCAGGTTCGCCGGTCGATATCTCGATGGATCGGGTCATCAACAGTGGCAACAGTCTCCAGCAGGCCGACACCGGCCAACTGTTCGCGGGTCGTGTCGGCCACGAACTCGTCGATAGGTCCCTCGGCTGTCGAATGACGGGTGGCAATCGGCGAGCGAATACCGTCGAAGAGCTCGACTTCCCAGACCACCTGCCCGTTCGCTCCGGGGCGGACGATCAGCGTTCCGTCGACAATTTCGTGGCGTTCCCTGTGGACGTGACCACCGAGGACCGCATCGACGCCGTCAACGGCCGCAACGTCGGTCTCTAAGTCGCTCCGCAAGTGTGCGAGAACGACGAAATGATCGACACTGTGACCGAGTTCACTGACCGCTGTCCGCACGCTCTCGACAGGACTGGTCACGTTCAGCTCTGACGCGCCGGTGGGCGCAATCCGGGGAGTCGCAGGATCGATTACGCCGACGAATCCGACTCGCTGGGCATCCCGGTGCAGGACTGTCGTTCCGTCTAACCCAGCGAAGGGAACGCCACACTCGTCCTCACTCTCCCCTTCAAAGACGTTCGCGACAATCCACTCCTGTGGACTCTCCGAAACCACGTCCAGAATAGGATCAGTTCCAAAGTCGAAATCGTGGTTTCCTAACGTCCCGATGTCGGTACTCACTGCCCGGAAAAACGGCATCGCTTGACGCCCTTCGCAGTAGTGGGCGAGGACACCCGGTGCAGTGTTGTCGCCGGTGCCAGCGACGACTGCGTCCTCCCCGTATATCGACTGGATGGTTCCGGCAAGCCGACCCATTCGCACAGGATCGTCACAGGCGTTCTCAATGTCTGAGTAGTGAAGCAGCCGGACCGACATCGCTCAAAACTGATTCCAGCGGGGCATAAAAGTGTATTTCGCTTGTGATATATTATCCCAGGGCTCCCGCTCTGGTCCCCAGCGAAACCGTCTCTATTGCTAGGCGAGATGCGTTTTCCGAAAA
Proteins encoded:
- a CDS encoding HNH endonuclease gives rise to the protein MPPDRLRSIVPMFGGATSYVKTLTAILEYVDDQQPTPDELIGWHRGHFERVSSRDSIQRRIDYLENVGFIENDGHHWRLGPEGTTYVAEQTTETLLEIMCRRNVGLRSLLYSLVPAPMTIEEIGHQQLNTHANLGWDPTNTDMAKQRANWLRSLGLVHKDGHQYALTDEGHQFVETAVEQWAGSDPRPDTATTAAPTATTYETTVQARAVDPEFRETVLVQYDGTCPISGVDHRGLLDVAHVLPWSDYPQHRADPTNVLPLSKIHHAAFDRELFTIDHDYRLHINPDFETNSDLLKQTIIDRAGESVPQLDGNIKPAYLRQYNDSIGWVTN
- a CDS encoding GrpB family protein — its product is MIGLERGTVELVPYQAEWKPLYEKEVAHLKAVAGERLLDFEHIGSTAIEGVPAKPIIDILAVVEDLKDVRGFVRVLEENGYEYRPDDDVHGRLFFAKGPRTNRTHYLSLTEWESDFYHEKIAFREYLREHPEVAEQYASVKRALAQKYPKTRDKYTAEKSDFIQDVLDRAMSE
- a CDS encoding bifunctional UDP-sugar hydrolase/5'-nucleotidase; its protein translation is MSVRLLHYSDIENACDDPVRMGRLAGTIQSIYGEDAVVAGTGDNTAPGVLAHYCEGRQAMPFFRAVSTDIGTLGNHDFDFGTDPILDVVSESPQEWIVANVFEGESEDECGVPFAGLDGTTVLHRDAQRVGFVGVIDPATPRIAPTGASELNVTSPVESVRTAVSELGHSVDHFVVLAHLRSDLETDVAAVDGVDAVLGGHVHRERHEIVDGTLIVRPGANGQVVWEVELFDGIRSPIATRHSTAEGPIDEFVADTTREQLAGVGLLETVATVDDPIHRDIDRRTCGESRVGNLVADAYRWAADTNVSFVHNGGLREGRPLSGEVTAGEVASVHPFGGTVEALHVTGKQLRALLEAAFRPHRGDGRLWHGDVSGMTVKYDSEAGRLIGVAVNGQNIEAGREYSLATNSYVVYSDDWPIPQEAPVDSFGLPFKAVADYAREEGLTVRVDGRLQDC